A region from the Cellvibrio sp. PSBB006 genome encodes:
- a CDS encoding GGDEF domain-containing protein: MTTVSDLMSSVGSSAREDDLLVDVVATMRANNHSCAVITADGLVKGILTERDLVVAYSRALQTGVIDSWEVSSIMTPDPVCVSQDASLFEALRLARTHHVRHLPVIDGQGYLVGMVTHTDMINLYVDILEQQSALIDANTELRAQSREDPLLRIGNRRAMQADMAKVAATAHRTRQGYAIALLDLDYFKPFNDHYGHVEGDHALQAVVAAIKNTMRHGDTLYRYGGEELLMLLPGSDIGDASHAAERARQAVQLLALSHQHSPYNILTISGGIASARHIHADELIAQADKALYRAKAEGRNRICGSVELASGVSVDTLAPR, encoded by the coding sequence ATGACGACCGTTAGCGACTTGATGAGCTCAGTGGGTTCCTCTGCCAGGGAAGACGACCTTTTGGTGGATGTGGTTGCCACCATGCGGGCCAACAACCATTCCTGTGCGGTTATCACGGCCGACGGACTGGTTAAAGGAATACTGACCGAGCGCGATCTGGTCGTAGCTTATTCGCGTGCGCTGCAAACCGGGGTGATCGATAGCTGGGAGGTGTCATCAATCATGACGCCCGATCCGGTTTGTGTCAGCCAGGATGCCAGCCTCTTTGAAGCCTTGCGGCTCGCCCGTACTCACCATGTGCGCCATCTGCCCGTGATTGATGGCCAGGGCTACCTGGTGGGCATGGTCACCCATACCGATATGATCAATCTTTACGTCGATATTCTTGAGCAGCAGTCAGCGCTTATAGATGCCAATACCGAGCTGCGCGCCCAGTCGCGGGAAGATCCACTGCTGCGGATTGGCAACCGGCGCGCGATGCAAGCGGATATGGCGAAAGTGGCGGCAACGGCCCATCGTACCCGCCAGGGTTATGCCATTGCTTTACTGGATCTCGACTACTTCAAACCCTTTAATGATCACTATGGTCATGTGGAGGGTGATCATGCCTTGCAAGCGGTCGTGGCGGCCATCAAAAATACCATGCGCCATGGCGACACACTTTACCGTTACGGCGGTGAAGAACTGTTGATGCTGTTACCCGGCTCCGACATCGGCGACGCCAGTCATGCTGCGGAACGGGCGCGTCAGGCTGTGCAGCTCCTCGCCCTGAGTCATCAACATAGCCCCTACAACATACTCACCATCAGCGGCGGCATTGCCAGCGCCCGCCATATCCATGCGGATGAATTGATTGCCCAGGCAGATAAAGCGCTGTATCGAGCCAAGGCTGAAGGACGTAATCGTATCTGCGGTTCGGTCGAGCTTGCGTCCGGTGTGTCAGTGGATACGCTGGCGCCGCGCTGA
- a CDS encoding lytic transglycosylase domain-containing protein — protein MHVSILSARAAGWLAGSVALFLASVSDAQTVYAQTHHEVGQTESTPASAKPNSFSDGKADKAKPNLRVYKYNKDGVVSFSDRAPMSTRYEVVTYSCFACNPASKVDWYSIKLNTHAFTYPIDSAARKHDVDRALVRAVIHAESAFRESVISRKGAVGLMQLMPGTARDMGVKDALSPAQNIHGGVRYLAYLLKLHGGNITLAVAAYNAGPGAVKRYDGIPPYAETEAYVKRVRILHKRYKDALAEIDVAKASHQASNF, from the coding sequence GTGCATGTATCAATATTGTCCGCCCGCGCTGCCGGGTGGCTCGCTGGATCAGTCGCTCTGTTTTTGGCATCCGTCAGTGATGCCCAGACGGTCTATGCGCAAACGCATCACGAAGTGGGCCAGACCGAAAGTACACCTGCGTCAGCCAAGCCCAACAGCTTCAGCGACGGCAAGGCGGACAAGGCAAAGCCGAACCTGAGGGTCTACAAATACAATAAAGATGGGGTTGTTTCTTTTTCGGATCGGGCACCTATGAGCACCCGGTACGAAGTGGTCACCTACAGTTGTTTCGCCTGTAATCCCGCTTCAAAGGTCGATTGGTACTCCATCAAACTGAACACCCACGCATTTACCTATCCCATAGATTCAGCGGCCCGGAAACATGATGTTGATCGCGCCTTGGTTCGTGCTGTGATCCATGCGGAATCGGCCTTTCGTGAAAGTGTTATCTCACGCAAAGGCGCGGTGGGGTTGATGCAGTTGATGCCGGGTACGGCGCGGGATATGGGCGTGAAAGATGCTTTGTCGCCCGCCCAGAATATCCACGGCGGGGTCAGGTATCTGGCTTATCTTCTGAAACTTCACGGCGGGAATATCACGCTGGCCGTGGCTGCCTACAACGCCGGGCCCGGCGCGGTGAAACGCTACGATGGTATACCGCCCTACGCTGAAACCGAGGCTTACGTTAAGCGTGTGCGTATCCTGCACAAGCGTTATAAAGATGCGCTGGCGGAGATCGATGTGGCCAAGGCTTCACATCAGGCAAGCAATTTTTAA
- a CDS encoding FG-GAP repeat protein, with translation MNIDRIQRLLSRSALVFSLLASALVMTACGGSDKNDDVFPDPSSSSSSLSSSSSSSSSSANAVWPDINVTANSPKTLSFSWTPVEGALSYRLYKNADGTSGFVQVGADLTSTSATDTISVHLHDWLNATYYVEACLSEDCTDKTDSNPATTPDAMLGAIGYFKASNTETSDWFGWSLDISADGQTLVVAAPAEDSNATGVDGSQTSNTSPSSGAVYVFFLTEGVWTQQAYIKASNTEQPNDDEDLTLPNDRFGYRVALSDDGNTLAVTALMEDSSGAGINCNQGNYKYIDTEDEDKVKHGQVNAGAVYIFTRSEATWSQEAYLKPFNTSLDHQFGYSLALSADGNTLAVGTVNESSFVAGIPTLSSSSSDPARCENANASPSSAASSTSSSSSSSSSSSSSSSSSTSNSSSSSSSTPGGSNSGAVYVFARAEGVWMQQTYIKASNAGSGDSFGASVALSADGNKLAVGAPGEDSDATGVNGDQANNYAVGTQTGTQYLNAGAVYVFTRTESTWTQETYLKPDYVSWALQFGHSVDLSSDGNTLAVGGIGDLSRTTGINGDPSDYDLVQLDLLYPSDGAFSSGAVYVFTHNGTTWTQNAYIKASNAETNDQFGHRVKLSGDGSRLAVSTIIEAGSSKGINGDESDNNTSNTGAVYVFGLDAGNWTQTSYVKPSNTRGGDRFGSGLGLSTDGGTMAVGGYRDPSNATGVNGDQNDDSAPSAGAVYVY, from the coding sequence ATGAATATTGATCGAATCCAGCGCTTGCTTAGTCGTAGCGCCCTTGTTTTTTCACTTTTAGCCAGCGCATTGGTAATGACCGCCTGCGGTGGCAGCGATAAAAATGATGATGTATTTCCCGACCCCAGCAGCAGTTCTTCCAGCCTGTCCAGCTCCAGCAGTTCATCCAGTTCCAGCGCCAACGCTGTGTGGCCTGACATCAATGTGACGGCGAATTCGCCCAAAACCCTGTCATTCAGCTGGACACCGGTGGAAGGTGCCCTGTCTTACCGCCTGTATAAGAATGCGGATGGCACCAGCGGGTTTGTGCAGGTCGGTGCCGATCTGACTAGCACCAGTGCTACCGATACTATCAGCGTTCACCTCCATGACTGGCTTAACGCCACCTATTATGTTGAAGCCTGTCTCTCCGAAGACTGTACCGATAAAACAGACTCCAATCCCGCCACTACCCCCGACGCCATGTTAGGGGCTATTGGCTACTTTAAAGCGTCCAATACCGAGACCAGTGACTGGTTTGGCTGGAGCCTGGATATCTCTGCCGATGGACAGACCCTGGTGGTTGCCGCCCCGGCTGAAGACAGCAATGCCACGGGTGTTGACGGTTCGCAAACCAGTAATACCAGCCCCTCTTCCGGTGCCGTTTATGTCTTTTTCCTGACTGAGGGCGTGTGGACGCAACAAGCCTACATCAAAGCCTCCAATACTGAGCAACCGAACGACGATGAAGACCTTACTCTGCCTAATGACCGTTTCGGTTACCGTGTGGCCCTGTCTGATGACGGCAATACCCTTGCGGTCACTGCCCTGATGGAAGACAGCTCCGGCGCCGGCATTAACTGTAACCAAGGCAATTACAAGTACATCGACACCGAAGACGAAGACAAGGTTAAACACGGCCAGGTCAATGCAGGTGCTGTGTATATCTTTACGCGCAGTGAAGCTACCTGGAGCCAGGAAGCTTATCTGAAGCCTTTTAACACCTCTTTGGATCATCAGTTTGGTTACAGCCTGGCGCTTTCCGCCGATGGCAATACCCTGGCGGTTGGCACTGTGAATGAATCCTCGTTTGTCGCTGGCATTCCCACGCTCAGCAGTTCCAGCAGCGATCCAGCGCGTTGCGAAAATGCCAACGCCTCGCCTTCGAGCGCCGCATCCAGCACCAGCTCTTCATCGAGCAGCTCCTCGTCAAGCAGTAGCTCATCGTCCAGCAGTACCAGCAACTCTTCATCCAGCTCCAGCTCCACACCCGGTGGTTCCAACTCCGGTGCTGTCTATGTATTCGCACGCGCTGAAGGTGTCTGGATGCAGCAAACCTATATCAAAGCATCCAACGCCGGTTCGGGAGATAGCTTCGGTGCTAGCGTCGCTTTGTCTGCGGATGGCAATAAACTGGCCGTCGGCGCACCCGGTGAAGATAGCGATGCCACGGGTGTGAACGGAGACCAGGCCAATAATTATGCAGTAGGTACTCAGACTGGAACCCAATACCTCAACGCTGGTGCGGTGTACGTATTTACCCGTACCGAGAGCACCTGGACGCAGGAAACCTATCTGAAACCGGATTATGTCTCCTGGGCGCTGCAGTTCGGCCACAGTGTGGATTTGTCGTCTGATGGAAATACGCTGGCGGTCGGTGGTATTGGCGACCTGAGCCGTACGACTGGCATTAACGGCGACCCGTCTGATTACGACCTGGTACAACTTGATCTGCTGTATCCATCCGATGGCGCTTTCTCATCAGGTGCGGTTTATGTATTCACCCACAACGGCACCACCTGGACCCAGAATGCTTATATCAAAGCGTCCAACGCCGAAACCAATGATCAATTTGGTCATCGGGTAAAACTGTCTGGCGACGGAAGCCGCCTTGCTGTCAGCACTATCATTGAGGCAGGCAGCTCAAAAGGTATTAATGGTGATGAAAGTGATAACAACACCTCTAACACCGGTGCGGTGTATGTCTTTGGCCTGGATGCCGGCAACTGGACCCAAACCAGTTATGTAAAACCCTCTAACACCCGTGGCGGCGATCGTTTTGGGTCAGGTCTGGGACTCAGCACAGATGGCGGCACCATGGCGGTCGGCGGTTATCGCGATCCGAGCAATGCGACCGGGGTGAATGGGGATCAGAATGATGATTCCGCGCCTTCGGCTGGCGCGGTGTATGTCTACTAG
- a CDS encoding PAS domain-containing hybrid sensor histidine kinase/response regulator, translating to MATHFLTWFDHTGMALAHFFGVAQLDNPPSGVTFIALATFAIAAVLTVLVLAVHGFLRYRALYRRLQYQQVQHKTVFETALRESEEKFRSLVGNLPGISYRCLPDKEWTMLYISDTVEEFTGYPASEFMRQGGITFSDVVHPDDRDRIGLQILNSDKTFEVEYRIIHKDGRVFWVWENGSLITNDVGEIVWLDGVILDISQRYEMEQVLRHEKLKAEQAAAVKTEFLANMSHEIRTPMNAIIGFIDILLQTPLSAEQKQYLDTIDHASASLLHLLNDVLDTAKLERGVVELEDVNFSLTELLYQVLATFKINAEQKSLALRLAYSSGMGEFFRGDEQRLRQVLVNLVGNAVKFTERGEVVVKVSADEAFICFAIQDTGIGIPANRLEHIFDPFTQADASMTRRFGGSGLGTTISKQLIELMGGTITVTSEVGKGSTFTFRIPLAQGEIHSRSSNRQQMTLPPLRILVVDDVLPNVQLLEILLRKGGHDISSAMDGAEALSAFKQHTYDVVLMDVQMPVMDGLESSRLMRQHEQENQLNPTPIIALTASVLDADKLAARDAGMDGFASKPINLFELQSEMARLLGLRLQPSVAPPAMPTSTAVPISLSAGLALWQSETFYYNALRQFIAENRSLVENLEAALVDRNVSAVAQLLHRARGAAVNLALPELTEALKHVAQIPVEKLQGDAWRKQRAELEVVVEHLIDAVNALPQLREIAMPQLLVGAEESSQAMTHLTRALGRGELDEKSLRILRQAFREAPQQIILDRIQQAMMDFEFSTALHHLEALQQTSGAATSAR from the coding sequence GTGGCGACACATTTTTTGACTTGGTTTGATCACACCGGTATGGCGCTAGCGCATTTCTTCGGTGTGGCGCAGTTAGACAATCCTCCCAGCGGTGTTACCTTTATTGCACTCGCGACCTTTGCTATCGCCGCTGTCCTGACAGTTCTTGTGTTAGCCGTACATGGATTTCTGCGCTATCGCGCATTGTATCGCCGCCTGCAATATCAACAGGTGCAACACAAAACGGTCTTTGAAACCGCCCTGCGTGAAAGCGAAGAAAAATTCCGCTCGCTGGTCGGTAACCTGCCGGGTATTTCATACCGTTGTTTGCCGGACAAAGAGTGGACCATGTTGTACATCAGCGATACGGTGGAAGAATTCACCGGCTACCCTGCCAGCGAATTCATGCGGCAAGGGGGCATAACATTCAGCGATGTGGTGCACCCGGATGATCGCGACCGCATCGGTTTACAAATTCTCAACAGCGATAAAACATTTGAAGTGGAATATCGCATCATTCACAAAGACGGCCGGGTTTTTTGGGTGTGGGAAAATGGCAGCCTGATTACCAATGATGTGGGGGAAATTGTATGGCTCGATGGGGTCATCCTGGATATTTCCCAGCGTTATGAGATGGAGCAGGTGTTGCGCCATGAAAAATTAAAAGCAGAGCAGGCCGCAGCCGTGAAGACAGAATTTCTGGCAAACATGAGCCACGAAATTCGTACGCCCATGAACGCCATCATCGGGTTCATTGATATCCTCTTGCAAACCCCCTTGAGCGCAGAACAAAAACAATACCTCGATACCATTGATCACGCCTCTGCGTCTTTATTGCATTTACTCAACGACGTGCTCGATACCGCCAAATTGGAGCGTGGTGTTGTTGAGCTGGAAGACGTTAACTTTTCGTTGACCGAACTGCTTTATCAGGTGCTTGCGACCTTCAAAATCAATGCTGAACAAAAAAGCCTGGCGCTGCGCCTGGCGTATTCCTCCGGCATGGGTGAATTTTTTCGTGGCGATGAACAACGTTTGCGGCAAGTCTTGGTGAACCTCGTCGGTAACGCAGTGAAATTTACCGAGCGCGGTGAAGTGGTTGTCAAGGTATCTGCCGATGAAGCGTTCATCTGTTTTGCCATTCAGGATACGGGCATTGGCATTCCCGCTAATCGGCTGGAACATATATTCGATCCTTTTACACAAGCGGATGCTTCCATGACACGCCGTTTTGGCGGTTCAGGTTTGGGTACTACCATCAGCAAACAGTTGATCGAGTTGATGGGCGGTACTATTACTGTCACCAGTGAGGTGGGCAAGGGGTCGACCTTCACCTTCCGTATTCCATTAGCGCAGGGCGAAATCCACTCCCGCTCATCCAATCGACAGCAAATGACACTGCCGCCGTTGCGTATTCTGGTGGTTGATGACGTGTTACCAAATGTGCAGTTGTTGGAAATCTTGCTGCGCAAAGGTGGCCACGACATTAGCTCAGCGATGGATGGCGCTGAAGCCTTATCGGCGTTTAAGCAACACACCTACGACGTGGTATTGATGGACGTGCAGATGCCGGTGATGGACGGTTTGGAATCCAGTCGGCTGATGCGCCAACACGAACAGGAAAATCAATTAAATCCCACGCCGATCATTGCGTTAACGGCCAGTGTATTGGATGCGGATAAACTGGCCGCGCGCGACGCGGGTATGGATGGTTTCGCCTCCAAACCGATCAACCTGTTTGAGTTGCAATCGGAGATGGCGCGCTTGCTGGGGCTCAGGTTGCAGCCATCTGTCGCGCCACCTGCGATGCCGACATCGACAGCGGTGCCGATCTCGCTGAGTGCAGGTCTTGCTTTGTGGCAGAGTGAAACCTTTTATTACAACGCACTGCGTCAATTTATCGCGGAAAACCGATCGCTGGTGGAGAATCTGGAGGCTGCGTTGGTTGATCGCAATGTGTCTGCCGTTGCACAGTTGCTGCACCGGGCGCGTGGGGCGGCTGTGAATCTTGCCTTACCGGAATTGACGGAAGCGCTCAAACACGTTGCGCAAATCCCGGTTGAAAAACTGCAAGGCGATGCCTGGCGCAAGCAGCGTGCAGAATTGGAAGTGGTTGTCGAACATTTAATTGATGCCGTTAATGCGTTGCCACAGTTGCGCGAAATTGCAATGCCACAATTATTGGTTGGTGCAGAGGAAAGCAGTCAGGCTATGACGCATTTGACCCGCGCCTTGGGGCGCGGTGAGCTGGATGAAAAATCCTTGCGCATTCTCCGGCAGGCGTTTCGTGAAGCACCACAGCAGATCATTCTCGACCGAATCCAGCAGGCGATGATGGATTTTGAATTTTCCACCGCATTACATCACCTTGAGGCTTTGCAGCAAACATCTGGGGCAGCAACATCTGCCCGATAG